A genomic window from Vigna radiata var. radiata cultivar VC1973A chromosome 2, Vradiata_ver6, whole genome shotgun sequence includes:
- the LOC106756073 gene encoding purple acid phosphatase isoform X1 — protein sequence MGAMEGLLALALVLNAVVVCNGGSSSLFTRKTEKTVDMPLDSDVFSVPPGYNAPQQVHITQGDLVGRGMIVSWVTMDEPGSSAVRYWSENSGEKKIAEGKIVTYRFFNYSSGFIHHTTIRHLEYNTKYYYEVGLGNTTRQFWFVTPPEIGPDVPYTFGLIGDLGQSFDSNLTLSHYELSPKKGQTVLFLGDLSYADQYENHDNVRWDTWGRFTERSVAYQPWIWTAGNHELDNYPEIGVTVPFKPYSHRYHVPYKASQSTSPFWYSIKRASAHIIVLSSYSAYGKYTPQYRWLEQELPKVNRTETPWLIVLMHAPWYNSYNYHYMEGETMRVMFETWFVEYKVDVVFAGHVHAYERSERVSNIAYNVVNGICTPVKDQSAPVYITVGDGGNLEGLATNMTEPQPEYSAYREASFGHAMFSIKNRTHAHYSWNRNHDGIAVEADSVWFFNRYWHPVDDSTVHE from the exons ATGGGTGCAATGGAGGGTCTCTTAGCTTTAGCTTTGGTTCTGAATGCTGTTGTGGTGTGTAATGGAGGCTCGAGCAGCCTCTTCACTAGGAAAACTGAGAAGACTGTGGATATGCCACTTGACAGTGATGTGTTTTCGGTTCCTCCTGGTTATAATGCTCCTCAGCAA GTTCATATAACGCAAGGTGACCTTGTGGGGAGGGGGATGATAGTGTCATGGGTGACGATGGATGAACCGGGGTCGAGTGCAGTGCGTTACTGGAGTGAGAACAGTGGGGAGAAGAAGATTGCAGAAGGAAAAATTGTTACTTATAGGTTCTTCAATTACTCATCTGGGTTTATTCATCACACCACTATCAGACATTTGGAG TACAACACCAAATACTACTACGAAGTTGGACTTGGGAACACAACACGGCAGTTTTGGTTTGTAACTCCACCTGAAATTGGNCCTGATGTNCCATACACATTTGGTCTTATAG GGGATCTTGGTCAGAGTTTTGATTCAAATTTGACGCTTTCTCACTATGAATTGAGTCCAAAAAAGGGACAAACTGTACTGTTTCTTGGAGACCTCTCCTATGCGGATCAGTACGAGAATCATGATAATGTGAGGTGGGATACTTGGGGAAGGTTTACAGAAAGAAGTGTTGCATATCAACCATGGATTTGGACTGCAGGGAACCATGAACTAGATAATTATCCAGAAATT GGTGTAACCGTACCTTTCAAGCCTTATTCCCATCGTTATCATGTTCCTTACAAAGCATCTCAGAGCACTTCACCCTTCTGGTATTCTATCAAGAGAGCTTCAGCACACATCATTGTCTTGTCCTCATATTCTGCATATG GCAAATATACGCCACAGTATAGATGGCTTGAACAGGAGCTACCGAAAGTTAACAGGACAGAGACTCCTTGGTTGATTGTTCTCATGCATGCACCTTGGTACAATAGCTATAATTATCACTACATGGAAGGAGAAACAATGAGAGTAATGTTCGAAACCTGGTTTGTGGAGTACAAGGTTGATGTTGTGTTTGCTGGTCATGTGCATGCCTATGAACGATCT GAACGTGTTTCTAACATTGCATACAACGTTGTAAATGGCATTTGCACTCCTGTAAAAGATCAATCAGCTCCTGTATATATCACCGTTGGTGATGGAGGAAACCTTGAAGGCTTAGCAACCAA CATGACAGAACCACAACCTGAGTATTCTGCATATAGAGAAGCCAGCTTTGGACATGCCATGTTTTCCATAAAGAACCGAACGCATGCTCATTACAGCTGGAACCGAAATCATGATGGAATTGCCGTGGAGGCTGATTCCGTTTGGTTTTTCAATCGATACTGGCACCCAGTTGATGATTCCACTGTTCATGAGTGA
- the LOC106756073 gene encoding purple acid phosphatase isoform X2 has product MGVVEGLLVLTLALNVVMVCNGGTSSLFVRKTELSRDMPIYSDVFSVPPGYNAPQQVHITQGDYVGRGMIVSWVTMDEPGSTAVRYWSENSGKKKIAEGKIVTYRFLNYSSGFIHHTTIRHLEYNTKYYYEVGLGNTTRQFWFVTPPEIGPDVPYTFGLIGDLGQSFDSNLTLSHYELSPKKGQTVLFLGDLSYADQYENHDNVRWDTWGRFTERSVAYQPWIWTAGNHELDNYPEIGVTVPFKPYSHRYHVPYKASQSTSPFWYSIKRASAHIIVLSSYSAYGKYTPQYRWLEQELPKVNRTETPWLIVLMHAPWYNSYNYHYMEGETMRVMFETWFVEYKVDVVFAGHVHAYERSERVSNIAYNVVNGICTPVKDQSAPVYITVGDGGNLEGLATNMTEPQPEYSAYREASFGHAMFSIKNRTHAHYSWNRNHDGIAVEADSVWFFNRYWHPVDDSTVHE; this is encoded by the exons ATGGGTGTTGTGGAGGGTCTTTTAGTTTTAACTTTGGCTCTGAATGTTGTTATGGTGTGTAATGGAGGCACAAGCAGCCTCTTCGTTAGGAAAACCGAGTTATCTAGGGATATGCCAATTTACAGTGATGTATTTTCTGTTCCTCCTGGCTATAATGCTCCGCAGCAG GTTCATATAACGCAAGGTGACTATGTGGGGAGGGGGATGATAGTGTCATGGGTGACGATGGATGAACCGGGGTCGACTGCAGTGCGTTACTGGAGTGAGAACAGtgggaagaagaagattgcagAAGGAAAAATTGTCACTTATAGGTTCTTAAATTACTCATCTGGGTTTATCCATCACACCACCATCAGACATTTGGAG TACAACACCAAATACTACTACGAAGTTGGACTTGGGAACACAACACGGCAGTTTTGGTTTGTAACTCCACCTGAAATTGGNCCTGATGTNCCATACACATTTGGTCTTATAG GGGATCTTGGTCAGAGTTTTGATTCAAATTTGACGCTTTCTCACTATGAATTGAGTCCAAAAAAGGGACAAACTGTACTGTTTCTTGGAGACCTCTCCTATGCGGATCAGTACGAGAATCATGATAATGTGAGGTGGGATACTTGGGGAAGGTTTACAGAAAGAAGTGTTGCATATCAACCATGGATTTGGACTGCAGGGAACCATGAACTAGATAATTATCCAGAAATT GGTGTAACCGTACCTTTCAAGCCTTATTCCCATCGTTATCATGTTCCTTACAAAGCATCTCAGAGCACTTCACCCTTCTGGTATTCTATCAAGAGAGCTTCAGCACACATCATTGTCTTGTCCTCATATTCTGCATATG GCAAATATACGCCACAGTATAGATGGCTTGAACAGGAGCTACCGAAAGTTAACAGGACAGAGACTCCTTGGTTGATTGTTCTCATGCATGCACCTTGGTACAATAGCTATAATTATCACTACATGGAAGGAGAAACAATGAGAGTAATGTTCGAAACCTGGTTTGTGGAGTACAAGGTTGATGTTGTGTTTGCTGGTCATGTGCATGCCTATGAACGATCT GAACGTGTTTCTAACATTGCATACAACGTTGTAAATGGCATTTGCACTCCTGTAAAAGATCAATCAGCTCCTGTATATATCACCGTTGGTGATGGAGGAAACCTTGAAGGCTTAGCAACCAA CATGACAGAACCACAACCTGAGTATTCTGCATATAGAGAAGCCAGCTTTGGACATGCCATGTTTTCCATAAAGAACCGAACGCATGCTCATTACAGCTGGAACCGAAATCATGATGGAATTGCCGTGGAGGCTGATTCCGTTTGGTTTTTCAATCGATACTGGCACCCAGTTGATGATTCCACTGTTCATGAGTGA